Genomic window (Magnolia sinica isolate HGM2019 chromosome 10, MsV1, whole genome shotgun sequence):
TCAGTACTTCTGAGATTTGAAAGCCCCTTTTCTCCTCCAAAAGAAATAAAGTAAAACCCAATTTATTTGTGTGACGGGTGCATTCGAAGTTGGAAATGGGAATTGGTGATTGAAGTACGTTGAGTATTGCCAATTTGATCTCTGTAGTTAGAAAACTAACTTGGTCCAAGTTCCCATACGTTGGAAAGCTAATGTTCTGagttcctttcttcctttctttctttgctttttctttttcttggagaCTTGAGTTTCCTTGTGAACATTGTTTGTTCTCATTGAGTTCCTCTTTCTATAAACACCAAATCCTTGTACCGGCTATTCGAGTCATCTTCATTGATTCTATTGTAAGAGAAGAAGGCTTCATTTCTCTTCTCAGTTCTCACCCATTTGCATGCAAGCCCCATAATGGGTGCAAATcagtctttttctttttattggagACTCGAGTTTCCTTGTGAAGATTGTTTGTTCTCATTGAGTTCCTCTCTCTATAAGCATCATATCCTTGTACCAGCTATTTGAGTCATCTTCATTGATTCTATTGTAAGAGAATAAGCCTTCATTTCTCTTCTCAGTTCTCACCCACTTGCATACAAGTCCCATAATGGGTGCAAATCAGCTGGGAATATCTTCTTTGTTTCCTAAGCATATAAGGGCGTGGTTGTCTATTGTTGAGCTGTAATATTAGCCATAATTtgacattcaaaaaaaaaaatcatcatctgTATCTTGGCATGATCCAAACTAAATGCGGTTGGCTACATGAATGGTGCTTTTGTATGTTTTCAGGCTGATCTAAAACACAGCTGCATCACATCATGGGAACAATGTGATATCACACCGAACACCTATCAAGTCCAAAGTTTAAAGTATCATCCAAAACTGGTACCTGATACATACCAGTATCGCCAATGAATGATATGGCTGTATTGGCCTGTATCAGGCTTGAAACAGCCCAATTCAGGGGTGATACGGGGCGATTCGGGGCTGCGTCAGTGATGGACGATATGGCTATATTTCTGTATCAGGCCTTAAACAGCCTGATACAGGGGCTATAAGGGCGATACAGGACCGTATCAGTTGTGAACGATATGGTATACTATACAACAATTTAACACCTTAATTCATGCAGTGCAGCCTCACTGAGTCTTTGATCAGGCTGTTTTCTGGGATTTTCGGATCACCCATGGTattctgtttatttatttattttatttttattattcaaaaaaaaacaataattgcAGCAACTTCTGTTGACTATCGTGAGGTCACAAAACTGCTTCTGAATCTTGACTTTAGAATGGCTAGACATTGGTTATGACTGGTTTGTAACCAAAATGTTTTTGCTTCCTGTGTCAGGTCAATCAAGGCATTCCTTTTCACATCTTGTGTGTATCTCTACGATAAGCTTTCCATGTGAGGTTACTCTTTATGTATTTCCAGAAGACTTCTCAGTTAAAGAAGTGTATATGTTTATATCCATGGTTTCTTCCATAATTTTTTTAACCTGTTACTGATGTTTTGGAATCACTGTCAGGCTGGTGCTTCAGAGCATGCTAGGACCCTTGGCCCAAAAGGTTCTGACCCACACAAAGCTGCCGTTATTGGTGACACCATTGGGGACCTGCTCAAGGACACCTCCGGGCCATCCCTCAACATCCTTATCAAGCTCATGGCAGTGGAGTCGCTTGTTTTTGCTCCGTTCTTTGCCAAGCACGGAGGCTTGCTCTTCAAGATCTTCTAGAGCAAGGTGACGCAGACAATGACTACCAAGTTTTTAGTTTTGTCCTATCAACAAATGTGCACTTCTCTCTCAAGGTCTTCACTTTTATATCCTGTataatttagatattttgttctCTAATTGCAAGCATCAGTGTACGATGTCTTTCTTGCTTTTGAGATTAGCAAGAAAAATTTTCCTCCCTTATCTCTTTTTCCATTTAATAGATAGATGGAGAGATGTGTGATTATTCTTGAATGAGTGGCTGTCTTTTTCTAAAAGAATGGATGGGGTCCATTTTCTTTGTAACCGTTTATGTGGGTCTCTTTCCCTTGAAAAATGGAGAAACTTGTCCGAAAATATCTGATGATGCCTCTTTCTTTTTGTATTTGTTAGATTGGTAGTGATGCAGATGGGACGTTAAAATGATGGAGGatgaaaaggtgggccccatgatattAAAGTTATTACCATCTGTcatttagggggcgtttggatcttaagttgcttaagataagctacttattccacaagtagcttatcttagtttctacttatcagcttctcctccctTTGGTCTCTCctgatgcctctcttcagcaacttatgaaaagtagaaaagctaaaaaaaaaaactaactgaaGTGATTATGCACTTTAAGTAAGAaatttataactaatcataaaccaaacttatctgaattaagtcacttatctacttctgttaagtagaaaaagtaacttatttgttgGTGTATACAAACGGGCCCCTAGTGTTGTTGATGTTTGGGGAAATTGAGTGCATGGTTGAATCTGTTGTCTTGAATCCACATCTATGGGGACCATGCCCAAGTGTCTTGACGATGGATGTGGAACTCCagcaaaacaattaatggtccacCATCAACGGAAAAAGGGCCAGATACTGGACAATCTACCAGTTTGTTTCATGTTAAAAGGCAGGAGGATAACCGTGCATGGTCAAAAGCATACGGAACATGGAACATGTAAGTTCTCATCTTTTGTGGCGTGATGAGTGAGGGGTATCCTAAAAGAGGAATTCGTGAAGTCCTGACTTTACTGACATGCATCATGTGTgatgggaaaaagaaaaagaaaatcatctTTTACTAACAAGGAGAAATTAGAGTTCTTATTCCTCTGTCTAGTAAAAAGATAGCAATAATTACCAAGACCACCTAGACAGGGCACCCCTTGCTGTAGTAAAAGCCGTCGGCAGAGTCCTTTCCTTTGGCAGTCATTAGTCTGCACAACCTGATTTGGACTCACCACCACAACTTTTACTGTAGCCTCGTTCTGGATATATGACCTCCACGGAGAAAATGCATGGCTTGTATCAGCTTTTACTATTCTGGTGCCTGAAGCAAGTCTTGAATTTGCTTCTACCTCCATAGGATCCATGAGGACAAGAAGGCTTTGAAGCCTGGTAATTTCTAAGGAGGATAAGAGCTACAGGATCCTCCAACTGATGACGTGTATAGTTTGGAGGTGGTGAGGCTCAGCTCATCATGGTTGGGTAACCAGATATTGATGTGATGAGCCCGCACTGGATTCATCGACTCTCCTCAAAGGAACAACTAATCCTTCTTCTATTGGAATGTCTTTAGGCTCATCATGGTTGGGTGATTAGACATTGATGTGATAAGCCTGCACTGGTTTCATCTTATTTAAGGATTCTCCTCAAAGTAACAATCTAACCCTTCCATTGGAATGTCTTAGGCTCATCATGGTTGGGTCATTAGACATTGATGTGATGAGCCCACGATGGATTCATCTTGTTCCGGGACTCTCCTCAATGGAATAATCTAACCCCTCCATTAGAATGCCTTCATGCATATTATGGCCAGAAAAGAACAATACCACAAATAATGGTGCTGGCACCTTTAGGTGACGGTTCTCAAAGAGATAcatctgagaaaattgttgaaagcCAGATCTTCCATCCACAGTAGAGTGGGGACTTTAGAATGACTGAAACACATGGAGCTGTTAGATTTCTATGATAGTTCTCCACCATTTGAATGGTGGTGGCACCTTCAGTCTTATGCAAGGGCTTGTCGGATGTCAATCCAGCATGTCTCTGACCCAATGGCAAAAAAAATATTACACTGATGAGATGATATTAACATCTGATTTTGTCCTCTTTATCTGTTATGATAATCCAGTCTGTTGTGATGCCAGATTAATGGACACGCCAGATTAACCACTGGACCAATCAACATACAACTAGTTTTTATCAGATCATATTCCATTATCTTTTGTTCCCCTTCAAAATACCCATCCTACCTCACAACTCACTGCTGAAACAACCATATCTCTACGATTTATTACACTACATACTTTGAAACTTTTCATACTTTGGCCCAATCGATTGATCTCTTTCCTTGCAAAGAGTTTTGGTAGTAGACTCCAAGATATTCTTTCACCTTCAACTTCTTGTACAATCTTGGCTGCCCCTTGTCCTCATCAATCAATTCATCTGCAGGGCTGATCTCTTTTTCCCCATCAACTGCTAAAAACATGGCCAAAGAGATCCTCTCCTTCTCTGAATTCGTCACCGCTCGATGCACCGGGCTCTTGAAAATTCCATTGCTCATTATCTGCAAACAGAAACCATGACAAACAACCCCATCACTGATTATCTCCTTCTTAAATTAAGATTGAGAAAATGCAAACATAATTGCATCATTGGCTAGGATGCTTTTTGGTAGGGATATAGAATATTTGATCACTCTGATCATGATGAACCTTCAAccagacaatggggcccaccaaactgACTCATCCTCCACATCAGTGAGTGATATGGTGATCGTTAGTACACAAAAAAAGAGAGTACCTCCATTTGATCGCCTACGTTGATGATGAGAGCATAGGGAATGGCATGAACGTTGACCCACTGGCCATCTTTGAGGACCTCAAGACCGTCCACCATTTGATCCGGCAAAAGAATGGTGATTCCGCTTCCATCCGAATGGGATTTGATACCAAGAACAAGATCAGGCCGCGAACAACGTGGGTAGTAGTTAAACCTCGCAAATGTTGTAGCCTTGTCCCCTATCTGCTTTATAAAGTAGTCCTCTTCCAAATCCAACAACTTTGCCATGGCTTTAAGGGTTACCTCAATCACCACCTTTATCTTCTTTGTATATTCATTCAAGATTTCCCTAAAACGTTTCTTTCGTTTGGTAAATGAAAGTAAAAAAACATTAATCATCAAAAGAATGAGCAAGGTCACTCTTGATAGGTCTACAGAGAGAAGGccaaaaacaaagaaagagaatCAGGCATAAGGCGAAACTAATCTCTTGGGTGCCAACAGGTAGGTGCTTGTCAAGTGCTATCACTGTTTAATCAAAGATCGAATGGTAAGAAGAAGGCGGGCCACTGTCTTTGAACTGTTGGTGAGTGCATTTTGTGGATAAATGGTACAAAACACCTGAGATAGCTTACCAAACTTGCATTTTAATGCATGGAATGCATGAAACTTGAAATAAGGGTTGAGAGAATAATCTCTTCTCTGACTTCATTGAAGAGAGAAAAAGGTTATGTATATGCAAATACAATTATCAGTGGCTAAACTACTCTTGATGCAGCAGTAGAGTATGATCGTCCATGTGCTTTGTACATGACCATTGTACATGTGTCATGCATATAACTTAGTCTAAACCATCGAAATCAAGGCACACGCAAGAGAAAGGTCATGAGATTTGTAACGTGAAGGGATTTGCAACCCTCGTTCATTGCCAAGGAATGATATCATTGTATGGAAATGAAGTGTGCCCGATTGGCACACATCGGCAGGGCCCTCCAAATGAAGACGCATGAGTGGACATGATGAACGGGTCCTTCTAGAGTATACTCACCATGAAATCTCTGATTTGTGCCCATTTTTCATCATTCCCACCTAAATCATACTTCTAGTAAAACATTACTTGTTGTGAAATGATAAGACAAATttaaggagagattgaagaggcagTCCGCAGCACAAGGATCAGATTCA
Coding sequences:
- the LOC131258392 gene encoding jasmonate-induced oxygenase 2-like — its product is MASYGVVENMFVQELARNGQDPPLPYITREDDRPTNVSSPASPIPAVDLELLFSSDGDSQTSEMDKLRSALHSWGLFQAIGHGIPSSLIDDVGKIAREFFHLPTEEKRKYSKAVWREGNETDEIALEGQVIEWCDHLYLQVLPEDERDLSCWPENPSSLREILNEYTKKIKVVIEVTLKAMAKLLDLEEDYFIKQIGDKATTFARFNYYPRCSRPDLVLGIKSHSDGSGITILLPDQMVDGLEVLKDGQWVNVHAIPYALIINVGDQMEIMSNGIFKSPVHRAVTNSEKERISLAMFLAVDGEKEISPADELIDEDKGQPRLYKKLKVKEYLGVYYQNSLQGKRSIDWAKV